The following nucleotide sequence is from Methylotenera sp. G11.
TCAATCTCTGCAAAAATACCGGGATCTTTTGCGCTGATCAGGTACAAAATTCCATGTATTGGTATTACCGACAGCAAATACTGCGGCTGACCAATCATGATAATCACTAGCGAAGCAAACATGATCTCAATGACAAACGCCATATAAGGTATGCCAGCAACGGTGGGTATTCGCGTCAGCGCAACAAAGAGCAAGTCCTTATGAACAGCCACTTCCTTTTCACGCATTACTTACTCCCATCTCGGCTATATTAAATGCCAGAAATTGTGGCGCTACTACCCGCGATCAGTTTTATGAAAGCAGATGCACCAAATACGATTGCAATACCTAAAATTAATTTAAATGCACGCTCCCATTCCAACTTACCAAACATCGCCATCAAACCCATTACCACTACGGCTATTGTTGCCACAGCTTTCCCTAAGGCTCCGGTGAACAAACCCAGAATATTGTTTGCGGCACCTTCTAAGCCAGTAGTAACACCACCAGTACCAGTACCAGTTCCAGTAGTTGCCGCTGCAATAGTAGGCTCAAACGCAATCAAACACACTGCAGCACTAGTCAGCACAAACTTAACTAGTTGCTTATTTTTCTGCTCACGGTCAATAGCGCTCATCGGTTTTGCATTACTTGGCTGAACACTGAAAGCCTGTTTTGTGTTTTTAATCAAATTTGTGATACGCATAAATTACTCCTCGTGATTAATTAATATCGGTGCTGCCTTACTTAGCTTTATTCAACAACCTTCTTACGTACTGCTTTTATCAATTTAGATTGATGCTGAATAAATTTTGGTAATACTTTTCAACCTGTATGAACCTCGATATTTTTATCAACGGTAAACCATGATGTTTTGTGCAAGCTCGTCATTACGATATACAGCTAACTCACTTTTACTTTCAGGCTGGCTTCCTGCCTCTACAGGTTTGGTTGTTATGGATTCTTTTTCAACTACAGTACTGGCCGGTTTAATCGCTATTGGTGTTTTGGATATATTCACCAGCTTGATGGGTTTTATGAGCACACTCACAGCAGGTGTATTACTTTTCACACCTGCAACTGAAGCGTTACTGACGACTTTCTGCACATAGCCATTTGAAAATCCCCGGGTAAAAGAGCCTGTGTTGTAGGCCGATATTGCAGCGTGCAGTGCCGACTGGTTATCTGGTGCGCGTCTGCTCGCAGACTCATAATTCCACTTCAATATCGTGGCCGCAGCAGCAAGGTTCTTGCATGGGTCAAATGCGTCATCAATACTTAATCTGGTTTTGGCAAGATTCACAGAATTCACCTGCCCCAGCCCCATATCGATGTTGTAGTTATTGGCAATTAACCATTTGGCGGTAACCACTGCTTCATCTTTATTTTTAGGCTGGCGCTCCAAACGGTAACCCTTATTAATATTGATAGCCAAAGAATTGAAATTGGATTCGGTTTTGACTATGGCGGCCAGGGTTTGTGGTGCAACCATAGGCGCACACTCTAATGCCAGCGCATTAATATCCATTTTGGCCTCCGTTGTATGCCCCTGAACATCCCATGATGGTTTTCCCGAATCCTGAATAGTGTCATTTTCGATATTTTATGGGAATATTTCCCATATATTTGATACAATAATATCCCTAATTGAAAAGGTGTCAAGCACTTTTTGTATCAAATTGTAAAAAATGCTTATTCAGGGAGGCGTCATGAGAAACCGCAATCAACATTTACACACACAAAAACTTGAGTTTTCAAATGGCAGCCTGGAAGCCCTGAAGTGGCTGGCGTTGCTGTTGATGACAGCCGACCACATCAATCACTTCCTGCTTCATTTTCAATTCCCCTTGATGTACGCCACCGGAAGGCTGGCAATGCCTATATTCGGCTTTGTGCTGGCTTTTAATTTAACGAGAGCCAATGCCTTACAATCCGGAATCATCATCAGAACCATGAAACGCCTGCTGCTCTTTGGCTTATTGGCTACCCCGTTTTACGGGCTGCTTTACAGATGGGTGCCGGTCAATATCATGTTTATGCTATTCCTGGTGACATACCTGATTTATATTCTGGAAAGCAATCAAAAATACAAATGGTTCATCTTTATATTCGTGTTTTTGATCATTGGGATTTTTGTCGAATACCTCTGGTTTGGCATTGCTTACTGCCTGGCGGCCTGGTGGTTCTGCAAGTCGCCTGGATTATTGAGAATGCTGGTTTGGATAGCAAGCACGGCATTGCTTGCGGTAGTTAATATGAATTATTGGGCGTGTGCGGCGATTCCTTTGATCTTACTTGCTTCACGGATACGCTTTAATTTTCCGCGTCTGCGTTATGTTTTTTATGCCTACTATCCAATACACCTGGCGCTGCTGCTTTATATTCATAGAAACTTTTTGTAACTCAGTTGCCGGAACTTAAAAAAATAAGATCAAATAATAAAATCTGTTAAAATTGACGCATGCTGCAGCGTTATGTGATTCATTTTGCGTTAGTTTTCTTGTTTGCGTTTACGCAAATGGGCGTTGCTACGCACGAAATCAGCCACTTGACCGATGCAAGCCAGCACACACGCCAGGATTCAAAATCACAGCCAAAGCACAATGCTGCCGAACAATGTTCGCAATGTATCAGCTACGCAAAAATAGCAAGCGGGCTACAGTTATCGGCTTTTTCTATTCCGGCAATTGGTGCGGGCTCAACCGCCATCGCCAGCCAGCTTTTAAGTTTCCAATCAACATTCACCAGCGTTTATTCTGCGCGTGCGCCACCTCAAATAAGCAGCATCTGAATTGAATAACACCGGCAATTACACTGCCGGTGTCTTGCTTTTATTTTTGAGGTTACTCACATGCATTACAGACAGAACCCGCGCATGCGCTCAGCATTTGCGCTAAAACCCTTATTAGTCGTTATTACGGCGTTATTCACCTGCCAGGCCAGTGCTGCGAATGAAAGCACCGCTATAGAGCTGGCTACTGTCCCTGTTACGGGAAACCCGCTGGGCGTTAACTCAGATGAGATGGTGGTGCCAGTTTCAATACTGAATGGCCGCGAACTTTCCCTGAAACGTGAAAGCACGCTTGGCGACACCCTGAATGGAATTCCCGGAGTCAGTGCCACCAGCTTTGGCCCCAATTCATCACGGCCGGTTATCCGTGGCCTGGATGCCGAACGGGTACGTATCATGCAGAATGGCATCGGCATTCTTGATGCATCCAGCTTAAGTTTTGACCATGCCGTATCGCTTGACCCGCTGGTCATTGAGCAAGTTGAAGTCATACGCGGCCCGGCCGCTTTGCTATATGGCGGCAGTGCGGTGGGCGGCGTGGTGAATGCGATTGACCACAGGATTCCCACTGAAAAACTGGAAGGCGCAACCGGCCGTGCAGAAGCAAGCGCAGGCGGTGCAGATAGCCAGAACAACCTGGCGGGCGTAATAGATATTGGCAATGGAAAAATCGCGGTTCATGCGGATGCCTACACCCGAAAAACCAGTGACCTCGATATTCCGGGATTCGCAGTATCCAGCCGTAAAAACCGTGCTGACGGTACGGTACGCGACAATCGCGGCAGACTAGTAAACAGCAACGCCAGTGGTGAAGGTGGTGCATTAGGCGCATCGCTTACTTTTGACGACGGCTATGCAGGGATCTCTTACTCCGGGTTCAGAAACAACTACGGCACGGTAGCCGAACCGGATGTACGCGCCGACATGCAGAGCGACCGCTGGGATTTTGCCGGCGAGGCCAGAGAGTTAGGCGGCATGATAGAACGTGTAAAACTAAAACTGGCTCACACCGATTATCAACAT
It contains:
- a CDS encoding type IV secretion system protein VirB3 gives rise to the protein MREKEVAVHKDLLFVALTRIPTVAGIPYMAFVIEIMFASLVIIMIGQPQYLLSVIPIHGILYLISAKDPGIFAEIEVWMKTIGRCLNKGFWDAASFSPLQTRKWKQ
- a CDS encoding TrbC/VirB2 family protein, with the translated sequence MRITNLIKNTKQAFSVQPSNAKPMSAIDREQKNKQLVKFVLTSAAVCLIAFEPTIAAATTGTGTGTGGVTTGLEGAANNILGLFTGALGKAVATIAVVVMGLMAMFGKLEWERAFKLILGIAIVFGASAFIKLIAGSSATISGI
- a CDS encoding lytic transglycosylase domain-containing protein — translated: MDINALALECAPMVAPQTLAAIVKTESNFNSLAININKGYRLERQPKNKDEAVVTAKWLIANNYNIDMGLGQVNSVNLAKTRLSIDDAFDPCKNLAAAATILKWNYESASRRAPDNQSALHAAISAYNTGSFTRGFSNGYVQKVVSNASVAGVKSNTPAVSVLIKPIKLVNISKTPIAIKPASTVVEKESITTKPVEAGSQPESKSELAVYRNDELAQNIMVYR
- a CDS encoding TraX family protein; translated protein: MRNRNQHLHTQKLEFSNGSLEALKWLALLLMTADHINHFLLHFQFPLMYATGRLAMPIFGFVLAFNLTRANALQSGIIIRTMKRLLLFGLLATPFYGLLYRWVPVNIMFMLFLVTYLIYILESNQKYKWFIFIFVFLIIGIFVEYLWFGIAYCLAAWWFCKSPGLLRMLVWIASTALLAVVNMNYWACAAIPLILLASRIRFNFPRLRYVFYAYYPIHLALLLYIHRNFL